Proteins from one Thermobifida alba genomic window:
- a CDS encoding glycosyltransferase — MSIRALVYGDADPDSLDAAAVWAQSMARALAAAGCSTMLLLRSRPATDRLTAALAGTSDVTVRHPQEGGHRVDPGPQGLTPEQAVELITRIDAERRFHLVVLRGRRTAVVAAHSEALAGRLWTCVDDIPPTLAGMTPGVVSELTDIALASRFLLCAGEELRCFLESNVPAACGRAVLLPPALTAPRRPAADGPGVPLRVGYAGSLTESRNVPEMTELPALLAARGVPAELHVVGALGRGSPEWTRRAAKALEHTPNVVWHGGRSREEALGLLADCHVALSWHRHDSDAALAPALTALEPGALGIPVVVNRTPLYEELLGADYPLYADPAPQGAAAALERAGRPEVHREAAARCAAAAARFTPDRGVETLRSLLRTALPPAPRGTNPRLPLKVAVAGPDLTGLDPLIRHLDGLPGVELRLDEWEGPHTHDQYLSRELAAWADVVVCEWCGPHALFYARHKRSGQRLLVRLHRFELATEWPRRLDIEKVDAVVCVSRHYAERAREHASWPADQMVVLPEGIDVAQLSRPKLEGARYTLGVLGAVPSRKRLDRALDVLTELRGRDPRYTLAVKTRQPWDYWWVWNRPEERAHYEHAYRRIQRSGRLAEAVVFDPYGPDVAAWLRRVGFILSTGDDESFHRAAAEGAASGSVPVVWHWPGADTVYSPRWIHRDVTAMADAVHAVVTGDRFDAERAAARAEIAERYALPQVLEQWVRLIVADERPAPDGP, encoded by the coding sequence GTGAGCATCCGCGCACTCGTCTACGGCGACGCCGACCCCGACTCCCTGGACGCGGCCGCGGTGTGGGCACAGTCCATGGCGCGGGCGCTGGCGGCGGCCGGATGTTCCACCATGCTCCTGCTGAGGAGCAGGCCGGCCACGGACCGCCTGACCGCGGCCCTGGCGGGAACGTCGGACGTCACGGTGCGCCACCCGCAGGAGGGCGGGCACCGCGTCGACCCCGGTCCCCAGGGGCTCACGCCGGAGCAGGCCGTGGAACTGATCACCCGGATCGATGCCGAGCGGCGCTTCCACCTCGTGGTGCTCCGCGGACGGCGCACCGCCGTGGTCGCCGCCCACTCCGAGGCCCTCGCCGGACGGCTGTGGACCTGCGTGGACGACATCCCGCCCACCCTGGCGGGGATGACCCCGGGGGTGGTCTCGGAACTCACCGACATCGCGCTGGCCTCCCGGTTCCTGCTGTGCGCGGGGGAGGAGCTGCGCTGCTTCCTGGAGTCCAACGTCCCCGCCGCCTGCGGTCGCGCCGTGCTGCTGCCCCCGGCGCTCACCGCGCCGCGCCGACCCGCCGCGGACGGGCCGGGCGTGCCGCTGCGCGTCGGCTACGCCGGTTCGCTCACGGAGTCCCGCAACGTCCCGGAGATGACCGAGCTGCCCGCGCTCCTCGCCGCCCGCGGCGTCCCCGCCGAACTGCACGTGGTCGGCGCCCTCGGCCGCGGGTCCCCGGAGTGGACGCGGCGTGCGGCCAAGGCGCTGGAGCACACCCCCAACGTGGTCTGGCACGGCGGCCGCTCCCGGGAGGAGGCCCTGGGGCTGCTCGCCGACTGCCACGTCGCCCTGTCCTGGCACCGCCACGACTCCGACGCCGCGCTGGCCCCGGCGCTGACCGCGCTGGAACCGGGCGCACTGGGGATTCCCGTGGTGGTCAACCGCACCCCGCTGTACGAGGAGCTGCTCGGGGCCGACTACCCCCTGTACGCCGACCCCGCCCCCCAGGGGGCGGCCGCCGCACTGGAACGGGCGGGACGGCCGGAGGTCCACCGGGAGGCGGCGGCCCGCTGCGCGGCCGCGGCCGCCCGGTTCACCCCCGACCGGGGCGTGGAGACACTGCGTTCGCTGCTGCGTACGGCCCTGCCGCCCGCGCCGCGGGGGACCAACCCGCGCCTGCCGCTGAAGGTGGCGGTCGCCGGCCCCGACCTCACCGGACTCGACCCCCTCATCCGGCACCTGGACGGTCTGCCCGGCGTGGAGCTGCGCCTGGACGAGTGGGAGGGGCCGCACACCCACGACCAGTACCTCAGCCGGGAGCTGGCCGCCTGGGCCGACGTGGTGGTCTGCGAGTGGTGCGGCCCGCACGCGCTGTTCTACGCCCGGCACAAGCGGTCCGGGCAGCGGCTGCTGGTGCGGCTGCACCGGTTCGAACTGGCCACCGAGTGGCCGCGCCGCCTCGACATCGAGAAGGTGGACGCCGTCGTCTGCGTCAGCCGGCACTACGCGGAACGCGCCCGCGAACACGCCAGCTGGCCCGCCGACCAGATGGTGGTGCTGCCCGAGGGGATCGACGTGGCGCAGTTGTCCCGCCCCAAACTGGAAGGCGCCCGGTACACGCTGGGCGTGCTCGGCGCCGTCCCGTCCCGCAAGCGACTGGACCGGGCCCTGGACGTGCTCACCGAGCTGCGCGGCCGCGACCCCCGCTACACGCTGGCGGTCAAGACCCGGCAGCCGTGGGACTACTGGTGGGTGTGGAACCGTCCGGAGGAGCGCGCCCACTACGAGCACGCCTACCGGCGCATCCAGCGGTCCGGACGGCTCGCCGAGGCGGTGGTGTTCGACCCCTACGGCCCCGACGTCGCGGCGTGGCTGCGCCGGGTCGGCTTCATCCTGTCCACCGGTGACGACGAGAGTTTCCACCGGGCCGCGGCCGAGGGAGCCGCGTCGGGCAGCGTGCCCGTGGTGTGGCACTGGCCCGGCGCGGACACCGTCTACTCGCCCCGCTGGATCCACCGCGACGTCACGGCGATGGCCGACGCCGTGCACGCCGTCGTCACCGGGGACCGCTTCGACGCGGAGCGCGCCGCGGCCCGTGCCGAGATCGCCGAGCGGTACGCGCT
- a CDS encoding nucleotide sugar dehydrogenase, with product MGVSTYTSDLVVVGLGYVGLPLAQEASRSGLKVTGLDVSQRVVDGLNAGKSHIDDLSESDIADMRMAGFTATSDPSVLRHAQTIVICVPTPLSEEGSPDLGAVTSAAEAISAHLSPGTLVILESTTFPGTTDEVLRPILERSGLVAGQDFHLAFSPERIDPGNPLFGVSNTPKVVGGYTDLCGELAAAFYGKFVRTVVRARGTREAEMAKLLENTYRHVNIALVNEMAVFCRELGVDLWDAIACAATKPFGFQAFYPGPGVGGHCIPIDPNYLSYKVKTLGYPFRFVELAQEINTRMPDHVLRRVQDMLNDAGLALSRATVLLLGVTYKADIADQRESPARPVAAKLAEKGATLLFHDPHVTEWQVDGSPVQRVPDLEEALGEADLTVLLTDHREYTPELLLKRSRRLLDTRGVLRRADHDLPEGRLTAPVSRDGVQVL from the coding sequence GTGGGCGTCTCGACCTACACCTCTGACCTGGTGGTCGTCGGCCTGGGATACGTCGGCCTTCCGTTGGCGCAGGAGGCTTCCCGGTCCGGGTTGAAAGTCACCGGACTCGACGTGAGCCAGCGCGTGGTCGACGGACTGAACGCGGGGAAGTCGCACATCGACGACCTCTCCGAGTCGGATATCGCGGACATGCGGATGGCCGGGTTCACCGCGACCTCGGACCCGAGCGTCCTGCGGCATGCCCAGACCATCGTGATCTGCGTTCCCACTCCCCTGTCGGAGGAGGGCTCCCCCGATCTCGGCGCGGTCACCTCCGCGGCGGAGGCGATCTCGGCCCACCTGTCCCCGGGAACCCTGGTCATCCTGGAGTCGACCACCTTTCCCGGCACCACCGACGAGGTGCTCCGCCCGATCCTGGAACGGTCCGGGCTGGTCGCGGGCCAGGATTTCCACCTGGCGTTCTCCCCCGAGCGGATCGACCCGGGCAATCCCCTCTTCGGGGTGTCCAACACCCCGAAGGTCGTGGGCGGCTACACCGACCTCTGCGGTGAACTCGCGGCGGCCTTCTACGGCAAGTTCGTGCGCACGGTGGTGCGGGCGCGCGGCACCCGGGAGGCCGAGATGGCCAAACTCCTGGAAAACACCTACCGGCACGTGAACATCGCCCTGGTCAACGAGATGGCGGTGTTCTGCCGTGAACTGGGCGTGGACCTGTGGGACGCCATTGCCTGCGCCGCCACCAAGCCGTTCGGTTTCCAGGCGTTCTACCCCGGTCCGGGGGTGGGCGGACACTGCATCCCCATCGACCCCAACTACCTTTCGTACAAGGTCAAGACCCTGGGGTACCCGTTCCGCTTCGTCGAACTGGCCCAGGAGATCAACACGCGGATGCCCGACCACGTGCTGCGGCGCGTCCAGGACATGCTCAACGACGCCGGGCTGGCGCTGTCGCGGGCCACGGTCCTGCTGCTGGGGGTCACCTACAAGGCGGACATCGCCGACCAGCGTGAGTCCCCCGCCCGCCCCGTGGCGGCCAAGCTCGCGGAGAAGGGCGCCACGCTGCTCTTCCACGACCCGCACGTCACCGAGTGGCAGGTGGACGGCTCCCCGGTGCAGCGGGTGCCCGACCTGGAGGAGGCGCTGGGCGAGGCCGACCTGACGGTCCTGCTCACCGACCACCGGGAGTACACGCCGGAGCTGCTGCTGAAGCGGAGCCGACGGCTGCTGGACACCAGGGGGGTGCTGCGCCGCGCCGACCACGACCTTCCGGAGGGCCGGCTCACCGCCCCGGTCTCCCGCGACGGGGTCCAGGTGCTTTGA
- a CDS encoding malonic semialdehyde reductase produces the protein MSPISEPLELAKDAQDLLFREARTANTFAAEPVTEEQVRAIHDLVKYAPTAMNVQPLRVVLLRSRESRERLVRHMAEGNRAKTLSAPLTALLAYDSEFQEKADRFFPDRAQGIREMFSADAEARVNTAKLNASLQIGYFLLGVRAAGLAAGPMTGFDAAAVDAEFFPEGRHHVLVAMNIGKPGADHPQFPRLPRLDYTDVVTEL, from the coding sequence GTGTCCCCGATCTCCGAGCCGCTGGAGCTTGCCAAGGACGCCCAGGACCTGCTGTTCCGTGAGGCGCGGACCGCGAACACCTTCGCCGCCGAGCCCGTGACCGAGGAACAGGTCCGCGCCATCCACGACCTGGTCAAGTACGCTCCCACCGCGATGAACGTCCAGCCGCTGCGCGTCGTCCTGCTGCGTTCGCGGGAAAGCCGGGAGCGCCTCGTGCGGCACATGGCCGAGGGCAACCGGGCCAAGACCCTCTCGGCTCCGCTCACGGCGCTCCTCGCCTACGACAGCGAGTTCCAGGAGAAGGCGGACCGGTTCTTCCCCGACCGCGCCCAGGGCATCCGGGAGATGTTCTCCGCTGACGCCGAGGCACGCGTGAACACCGCGAAGCTCAACGCCTCGCTGCAGATCGGCTACTTCCTCCTGGGGGTGCGCGCCGCCGGTCTGGCTGCGGGCCCGATGACCGGCTTCGACGCCGCCGCGGTCGACGCCGAGTTCTTCCCCGAGGGCCGCCACCACGTCCTCGTGGCGATGAACATCGGCAAGCCCGGCGCGGACCACCCGCAGTTCCCGCGGCTGCCCCGCCTCGACTACACGGACGTGGTGACCGAGCTCTAG
- a CDS encoding glycosyltransferase family 2 protein, with product MGNRPAELRRAIASVFEQEGVDIEVVVVGNGADLPELDDRVVTVRLPENVGIPAGRNEGVRASTGDVILFLDDDGWYRSRDLGRHVHDRFAADPSLGVLSFRIADPDGGPDQRRHVPRLRVGDPGRSSRVTTFLGGASAVRRTAFERGGGLPDEFFYAHEETDLAWRILDEGFHIEYDAEAVMYHPATAPTRHADFYRLNARNRVWLARRNLPWPLAVVYLAVWVALTVLRERSADALRAWFAGFREGWRTDAGRRRPIRWSTAWRMTLDGRPPII from the coding sequence ATGGGCAACCGCCCGGCAGAACTGCGCCGGGCCATCGCCAGCGTGTTCGAGCAGGAGGGCGTCGACATCGAGGTGGTCGTCGTCGGCAACGGGGCGGACCTGCCGGAACTGGACGACCGGGTGGTCACGGTGCGACTGCCCGAGAACGTCGGGATCCCGGCCGGACGCAACGAGGGCGTCCGGGCCAGCACCGGCGACGTCATCCTGTTCCTCGACGACGACGGCTGGTACCGGTCCCGGGACCTGGGGCGGCACGTGCACGACCGGTTCGCGGCGGACCCCTCCCTGGGGGTGCTCTCCTTCCGGATCGCCGATCCCGACGGCGGCCCCGACCAGCGGCGGCACGTGCCCCGGCTGCGGGTGGGCGACCCGGGGCGCTCCAGCCGGGTGACCACCTTCCTGGGCGGGGCCTCGGCGGTCCGGCGCACCGCATTCGAGCGGGGCGGCGGCCTGCCGGACGAGTTCTTCTACGCGCACGAGGAGACCGACCTGGCCTGGCGCATCCTGGACGAGGGCTTCCACATCGAGTACGACGCCGAGGCGGTCATGTACCACCCGGCGACCGCCCCGACCCGGCACGCCGACTTCTACCGGCTCAACGCGCGCAACCGGGTCTGGCTGGCCCGGCGCAACCTGCCGTGGCCGCTGGCCGTGGTCTACCTGGCGGTCTGGGTGGCGCTGACGGTGCTGCGGGAACGCTCCGCCGACGCGCTGCGCGCCTGGTTCGCGGGGTTCCGCGAGGGGTGGCGCACCGACGCGGGGCGGCGCAGGCCGATCCGGTGGTCCACCGCCTGGCGGATGACCCTGGACGGGCGGCCGCCGATCATCTGA
- a CDS encoding CDP-alcohol phosphatidyltransferase family protein produces the protein MSKPSVAEVRAGGQPEGIKERVNEEHWAGRLYMRDLSPYVSTFFVRLGVPPNPITYLMMVCGVLAGVVLAFGGLWSALLAAALIQVYLLLDCSDGEVARFTGRTSVTGVYLDRIGHYLSEVALLIGLGIRAQGEFAAGGWVVAGLAAALGAALIKAETDNVVVARAKAGLGEQVSEEALRPRSAGLSLARTVASALRFHRIIQAVELSLLVVVAAVVDAVRGDLLATQVLTAACVAVAAVQTVLHLVSILASNRLR, from the coding sequence ATGTCCAAGCCCTCGGTCGCTGAGGTTCGGGCCGGTGGCCAGCCCGAAGGAATCAAGGAACGGGTCAACGAGGAGCACTGGGCGGGGCGCCTCTACATGCGGGACCTCTCGCCCTACGTGAGCACGTTCTTCGTCCGCCTGGGCGTGCCGCCGAACCCGATCACCTACCTGATGATGGTCTGCGGCGTGCTCGCCGGAGTCGTGCTGGCCTTCGGCGGGCTGTGGTCGGCGCTGCTGGCCGCCGCGCTCATCCAGGTCTACCTGCTGCTGGACTGCTCCGACGGCGAGGTCGCCCGGTTCACCGGCCGGACCAGCGTGACCGGCGTCTACCTGGACCGCATCGGCCACTACCTGTCCGAGGTGGCACTGCTGATCGGGCTGGGGATACGCGCCCAGGGGGAGTTCGCCGCCGGGGGCTGGGTGGTCGCCGGGCTGGCCGCGGCGCTGGGAGCGGCGCTGATCAAGGCGGAGACCGACAACGTGGTGGTGGCCCGGGCCAAGGCGGGGCTGGGCGAGCAGGTGTCGGAGGAGGCGCTGCGGCCCCGCTCCGCCGGGCTGAGCCTGGCCCGGACGGTCGCCTCCGCGCTGCGGTTCCACCGCATCATCCAGGCGGTGGAGCTGTCGCTGCTGGTCGTGGTGGCGGCGGTGGTGGACGCGGTCCGCGGCGACCTGCTGGCCACCCAGGTGCTCACGGCCGCGTGCGTCGCGGTGGCGGCGGTGCAGACGGTGCTGCACCTGGTGAGCATCCTGGCGTCCAACCGGCTGCGGTGA
- a CDS encoding iron-containing alcohol dehydrogenase family protein yields MIASPLSIDVRRGAIADLGLLLADRRIAHEGRIAVAVGPGQGAQIAAELDLPNCEVFRVEDGTVDTANELGKKLRAGAYEAVAGIGGGKTIDVTKFAATMAGIPMIAVATNLSHDGIASPVSSLEHESGKSSYGVTLPIAVVVDVDYVRAAPDRLVRSGIGDVLSNLSAIADWELAGAEQGEPVDGMAVTFARVAAEAVLHRGDSVDSQDFLTALAEALVLSGMAMSVAGSSRPASGADHEVLHAIDQLYPGTSNHGELAGLGTLYAFFLRSRYLGEGEQQLRDIHACLKRHGLPTVPADVGLDEEQFVRAVVFAPSTRPGRYTILEHLNLSEDEIRRSVRDYVQALGR; encoded by the coding sequence ATGATCGCCTCGCCGCTCTCGATCGACGTGCGGCGCGGAGCGATCGCGGACCTCGGGCTGCTGCTCGCCGACCGGCGCATCGCCCACGAGGGGCGGATCGCGGTGGCGGTCGGCCCCGGGCAGGGCGCCCAGATCGCCGCCGAACTCGACCTGCCCAACTGCGAGGTGTTCCGGGTCGAGGACGGCACCGTGGACACCGCCAACGAACTCGGCAAGAAGCTGCGGGCCGGAGCCTACGAGGCGGTCGCCGGGATCGGCGGCGGGAAGACCATCGACGTCACCAAGTTCGCCGCCACCATGGCGGGGATCCCGATGATCGCGGTCGCCACCAACCTCTCCCACGACGGCATCGCCTCCCCGGTCAGCTCGCTGGAGCACGAGAGCGGCAAGAGCTCCTACGGGGTGACCCTGCCGATCGCGGTGGTGGTGGACGTGGACTACGTGCGTGCTGCCCCGGACCGGCTGGTCCGCTCGGGCATCGGGGACGTGCTGAGCAACCTGTCCGCGATTGCCGACTGGGAGCTGGCAGGCGCCGAGCAGGGCGAACCGGTGGACGGCATGGCCGTCACCTTCGCCAGGGTCGCGGCCGAGGCGGTGCTGCACCGCGGAGACTCCGTCGACTCCCAGGACTTCCTGACCGCGCTGGCCGAGGCGCTCGTGCTGTCGGGCATGGCGATGTCGGTGGCCGGGTCCAGCCGCCCCGCCAGCGGCGCCGACCACGAGGTCCTGCACGCCATCGACCAGCTCTACCCGGGCACCAGCAACCACGGGGAGCTGGCCGGCCTGGGCACGCTGTACGCCTTCTTCCTGCGCTCCCGGTACCTGGGCGAGGGCGAGCAGCAGCTCCGGGACATCCACGCCTGCCTGAAGCGCCACGGACTGCCGACCGTCCCCGCCGACGTGGGGCTGGACGAGGAGCAGTTCGTGCGCGCCGTGGTCTTCGCGCCGTCCACACGGCCGGGGCGCTATACGATCCTGGAGCACCTCAACCTTTCCGAAGACGAGATCAGGCGGAGCGTTCGCGACTATGTCCAAGCCCTCGGTCGCTGA
- a CDS encoding sugar phosphate nucleotidyltransferase, whose translation MLGMILAAGAGRRLRPYTDTLPKALVPVDGDTTIMDISLRNLAAVGLTDVVVVVGYRSEAVEERREALERRHGVKITTVFNDKAEEWNNAYSLWTARDYFAEGVLLVNGDTVHPVGVEKTLLANRGPEIVLAVDNVKTLADEEMKVTLDETGHLSRITKLMDPATAAGEYIGVTLIEGGIAGRLADALRTTWERDPQLYYEDGYQELVDRGGRIAVAPIGEVDWVEVDNHDDLARAREIACRY comes from the coding sequence ATGCTCGGCATGATTCTCGCCGCGGGGGCGGGGCGCCGGCTGCGCCCGTACACCGACACACTGCCCAAGGCGCTGGTGCCGGTGGACGGCGACACCACCATCATGGACATCTCACTGCGCAACCTGGCCGCAGTGGGCCTCACCGACGTGGTGGTCGTCGTCGGATACCGCTCCGAGGCGGTCGAGGAGCGCCGGGAGGCGCTGGAACGCCGGCACGGCGTGAAGATCACCACGGTCTTCAACGACAAGGCCGAGGAGTGGAACAACGCCTACTCGCTGTGGACCGCGCGTGACTACTTCGCTGAAGGGGTGCTGCTGGTCAACGGCGACACCGTGCACCCGGTCGGTGTGGAGAAGACACTACTCGCCAACAGGGGACCGGAGATCGTCCTCGCGGTGGACAACGTGAAAACACTCGCCGACGAGGAGATGAAGGTGACCCTGGACGAGACGGGGCACCTCAGCCGGATCACCAAGCTGATGGACCCCGCGACGGCCGCGGGCGAGTACATCGGGGTCACCCTCATCGAGGGCGGCATCGCCGGCCGCCTGGCCGACGCGCTGCGCACCACCTGGGAACGCGACCCCCAGCTGTACTACGAGGACGGCTACCAGGAACTGGTCGACCGGGGCGGCAGGATCGCCGTGGCGCCGATCGGCGAGGTCGACTGGGTCGAGGTGGACAACCACGACGACCTGGCCCGCGCCCGGGAGATCGCATGCCGCTACTAG
- a CDS encoding DUF5941 domain-containing protein: MNSASQSHHVDLRFLRDDGHLSTGIGTLVQGALPPVLPAFAGILVMGVLLLTGFGDLTGVTLFAPAAALLLSGVASAHPHDGRFDWIVPPLLHGAEYLYLFALGYGSGVPGPLVFALVALVVLHHGSAVRRARHGVPPSGWARRAMLGWDGRMLLIAAGGAMGWFPFTYGLLLGYLTVLLVWETATSWLAAPVTTVANHGPRDTRGGVAASDS, encoded by the coding sequence ATGAACTCCGCTTCGCAGTCCCACCACGTTGACCTGCGTTTTCTTCGCGATGACGGTCACCTGAGCACGGGGATCGGCACCCTCGTCCAGGGGGCGCTCCCGCCGGTCCTGCCCGCCTTCGCCGGAATCCTGGTGATGGGCGTCCTGCTGCTCACCGGTTTCGGGGATCTGACCGGGGTTACCCTGTTCGCACCGGCGGCGGCGCTCCTGCTGTCAGGGGTGGCCTCCGCGCATCCGCACGACGGACGGTTCGACTGGATCGTTCCACCGCTGCTGCACGGAGCCGAATACCTGTACCTGTTCGCCCTCGGCTACGGTTCAGGCGTACCGGGTCCTCTGGTGTTCGCGCTCGTCGCGCTGGTCGTCCTCCACCACGGTTCCGCCGTACGCCGGGCACGCCACGGTGTCCCCCCGTCCGGGTGGGCCAGGCGGGCCATGCTGGGCTGGGACGGTCGGATGCTCCTGATCGCGGCCGGAGGGGCGATGGGATGGTTCCCCTTCACCTACGGTCTGCTGCTGGGCTATCTGACGGTCCTGCTCGTGTGGGAGACCGCCACGAGCTGGCTCGCGGCGCCGGTGACCACGGTGGCGAACCACGGACCGCGTGACACACGAGGAGGCGTCGCAGCCTCCGACAGTTGA
- a CDS encoding ABC transporter ATP-binding protein → MAEPVIEAKGLGIKFATNRRRKRSLREMFIHGTKRDPNRGAADFWALRNVSFEVTRGECVGIVGKNGTGKSTLLKLIAGVLIPDEGTVTVRGRVAPLLELRAGFNDQLTGRENVHLVGSLHGMSPQMLQERFDEIIDFAEIESRFIDTPVRHYSSGMKVRLGFALISQLEHPIMLVDEVLAVGDKSFRNKCYDAIERMLQNQRTMVLVSHNEGDLKRFCDRGLYIRNGELALDTDIKAALDAYNADTKAEIAKRKKKGGDKAA, encoded by the coding sequence ATGGCGGAGCCGGTCATCGAGGCCAAGGGGCTCGGCATCAAGTTCGCGACGAACCGCCGACGCAAGCGCAGCCTGCGGGAGATGTTCATCCACGGGACCAAGCGCGACCCCAACCGCGGCGCCGCCGACTTCTGGGCGCTGCGCAACGTCTCCTTCGAGGTGACCAGGGGCGAGTGCGTCGGCATCGTCGGCAAGAACGGCACCGGGAAGTCGACCCTGCTCAAGCTGATCGCCGGAGTGCTCATCCCCGACGAGGGCACCGTCACCGTCCGCGGCCGGGTCGCCCCGCTGCTGGAGCTGCGCGCGGGTTTCAACGACCAGCTCACCGGCCGGGAGAACGTGCACCTCGTGGGCTCCCTGCACGGCATGAGCCCGCAGATGCTGCAGGAGCGGTTCGACGAGATCATCGACTTCGCCGAGATCGAGTCGCGGTTCATCGACACCCCGGTGCGCCACTACTCCAGCGGTATGAAGGTGCGGCTCGGCTTCGCGCTGATCTCCCAGCTGGAGCACCCCATCATGCTCGTGGACGAGGTGCTCGCGGTGGGCGACAAGTCCTTCCGCAACAAGTGCTACGACGCCATCGAGCGGATGCTGCAGAACCAGCGCACCATGGTCCTGGTCTCGCACAACGAGGGCGACCTGAAGCGCTTCTGCGACCGCGGCCTCTACATCAGGAACGGCGAGCTGGCGCTGGACACCGACATCAAGGCCGCGTTGGACGCCTACAACGCCGACACCAAGGCCGAGATCGCCAAGCGCAAGAAGAAGGGCGGCGACAAGGCCGCCTGA
- a CDS encoding ABC transporter permease codes for MASRTLAVWRNRKVVGHLVRRDLKVKYQNSILGYAWSMLEPLAMACVYYFVFGVVFAATGGAREAPGGPDAPGGYALFLLSGLLPWMWFSAALSDAPKALITHSKLITTMKVPREIFPIAIVQTKFVEYLLTWPVLLLFVITLQGETGWNFFWIIPAILVQFVLSLGVTLLLSSINVLLRDVERIVRILNRVLFYGTPIIYPMFRVMEVEALPDWFKTLYAHNPLAGIFQMHHAVWYSTEAPPASVLCAAVGGALLVLLVGYVTFRRLESAVLKEL; via the coding sequence GTGGCGTCGAGGACGCTGGCCGTCTGGCGGAACCGGAAAGTCGTCGGACACCTGGTCCGCCGTGATCTCAAGGTCAAATACCAGAACTCGATCCTCGGCTACGCCTGGTCGATGTTGGAGCCGCTGGCGATGGCCTGCGTCTACTACTTCGTCTTCGGCGTGGTGTTCGCGGCGACCGGCGGGGCGCGGGAGGCCCCGGGCGGTCCCGACGCGCCCGGGGGCTACGCCCTGTTCCTGCTCTCGGGTCTGCTGCCGTGGATGTGGTTCAGCGCGGCGCTGAGCGACGCCCCCAAGGCGCTCATCACCCACTCCAAACTGATCACCACGATGAAGGTGCCCCGGGAGATCTTCCCGATCGCCATCGTGCAGACCAAGTTCGTGGAGTACCTGCTCACCTGGCCGGTCCTGCTGCTGTTCGTGATCACCCTGCAGGGGGAGACCGGCTGGAACTTCTTCTGGATCATCCCGGCGATCCTGGTGCAGTTCGTCCTGTCGCTGGGGGTGACGCTGCTGCTGTCCTCCATCAACGTGCTGCTGCGCGACGTGGAGCGGATCGTCCGTATTCTGAACCGGGTGCTGTTCTACGGGACGCCCATCATCTACCCGATGTTCCGTGTCATGGAGGTCGAGGCGCTTCCCGACTGGTTCAAGACGCTCTACGCGCACAACCCGCTGGCCGGTATCTTCCAGATGCACCACGCGGTGTGGTACAGCACCGAGGCGCCTCCCGCGTCCGTCCTGTGCGCTGCGGTCGGGGGGGCCCTCCTGGTGCTGCTGGTCGGGTATGTCACGTTCCGACGACTCGAAAGCGCCGTTCTTAAGGAGTTGTAA
- a CDS encoding IspD/TarI family cytidylyltransferase: MSIDQPVRGRPHVTAAVLAGGVGSRMGGPRPKQLLRLAGRTVLERSIAAFCAAPEVDEVVVVMVADHVAEAEKIVAEGGHGKVSRIVPGGASRSESSRAALRAVRDRADDDLLLLHDAARPLVSGRTIAACVAELAEAGAVGVAVPSSDTVVRVATDAHGHEVIDSVPDRSGLRRMQTPQGFRLGVVRRAYERAFADPAFVATDDCGVVLRYLPEEPVRIVPGEESNIKVTHPGDLAVAETLLRAAEER, from the coding sequence ATGTCGATCGATCAGCCCGTCCGCGGCCGACCGCACGTGACGGCCGCCGTGCTCGCCGGCGGCGTGGGGTCCCGCATGGGCGGCCCGCGTCCCAAGCAGCTCCTGCGGCTGGCCGGACGAACGGTCCTGGAACGCTCGATCGCGGCGTTCTGCGCCGCACCCGAGGTGGACGAGGTCGTCGTGGTCATGGTCGCCGACCACGTCGCCGAGGCCGAGAAGATCGTCGCCGAGGGCGGACACGGCAAGGTGTCCCGGATCGTCCCCGGCGGGGCGAGCCGCTCCGAGAGCTCCCGCGCGGCCCTGCGGGCGGTCCGGGACCGCGCGGACGACGACCTGCTGCTGCTGCACGACGCCGCGCGCCCCCTGGTGAGCGGCCGCACCATCGCCGCCTGCGTGGCCGAGCTCGCCGAGGCCGGAGCGGTCGGCGTGGCCGTGCCGTCCAGCGACACGGTGGTGCGGGTCGCCACCGACGCGCACGGGCACGAGGTGATCGACTCGGTCCCCGACCGCTCCGGGCTGCGCCGGATGCAGACACCGCAGGGCTTCCGGCTCGGGGTGGTCCGCCGCGCCTACGAGCGGGCGTTCGCCGACCCCGCCTTCGTGGCCACCGACGACTGCGGCGTGGTGCTGCGCTACCTGCCGGAGGAACCGGTCCGCATCGTCCCCGGCGAGGAGAGCAACATCAAGGTGACCCATCCCGGTGACCTCGCGGTGGCCGAGACCCTGCTGCGCGCCGCGGAGGAGCGGTGA